In the genome of Haloplanus salinus, the window TCGCCGACGTCCGCTCGACGGCACACGGACTGGAACAGCCCTCCGATCTGGATCGTCTCGTCGAGCAATTCGGAGATCGAAAGTACGTGTTGCTGGGGGAAGCTTCGCACGGCACCTCGGAGTACTACCGCTGGCGTACACGGCTGACGGCCCGACTCGTCCAAGAGAAAGATTTCTCGTTCGTCGCTGTAGAGGGTGACTGGACGGACTGGTACGAGATCAATCGGTACGTCAAGGGTCTCCCGGACTCCCCCGAGACGATCCGCGATGCGCTCGAAGCGTTCGAACGGTGGCCGACATGGATGTGGGCGAACTGGGAGACCCTCGCATTCCTCGACTGGCTGGAGTTTCACAACCAGAGTCTCCCCGAAGACGACCGAATCGGGGTCTACGGCCTCGACGTGTACAGCCTGTTCGAGTCGATGGACGCAGTCGTGGATTATCTCGAGGACGTAGACCCGGATGCAGCAGCCGAAGCCAGGGCCGCCTACCGGTGTTTCGAACCGTACGGTGAAGACGCACAGGAGTACGCGCGGGCGCTCCGAATGGTTCCCGAGACCTGCGAGGACGAGGTGGTGGAACTGTTGACGCGGCTCCGCGAACAGGTCGCAGCGTACGATCACAGCCGCGACGACTACTTCAACGCCGAACAGAACGCCCTGGTCGGAGAACCTGCCTCATCTACTTTGTTTTGGCTGTTGTAATATGATCGAGAAACGATGCAATTAGATGGGAAAACCGCGATCGTCACTGGTGGGGCATCGGGCATCGGGAAAGCCATTGCGACTGCGTACGTCAAGGAAGGAGCGGATGTCGTCATCGCGAGCCGTACCGAGTCGGCGGGAACCGAGGTTGCCGACGAAATCGGATGCGCGTACGTCCAGACCGACGTTCGGGAGTACGACCAGGTCGAGGAACTCGTCGAAACGACCGTCGACGAGTTCGGCAAGCTCGACGTGATGGTGAACAACGCCGGCATCGCGAGCGAAGCTCCCGTCGAGGAGATGGATTTAGACGAGTGGAGGAAT includes:
- a CDS encoding erythromycin esterase family protein, giving the protein MTLQDRTSWIEPGDIDAAVADVRSTAHGLEQPSDLDRLVEQFGDRKYVLLGEASHGTSEYYRWRTRLTARLVQEKDFSFVAVEGDWTDWYEINRYVKGLPDSPETIRDALEAFERWPTWMWANWETLAFLDWLEFHNQSLPEDDRIGVYGLDVYSLFESMDAVVDYLEDVDPDAAAEARAAYRCFEPYGEDAQEYARALRMVPETCEDEVVELLTRLREQVAAYDHSRDDYFNAEQNALVGEPASSTLFWLL